One segment of Brassica napus cultivar Da-Ae chromosome C3, Da-Ae, whole genome shotgun sequence DNA contains the following:
- the LOC111204272 gene encoding transaldolase-like gives MASVTNLTNLTPATTSAGSRSSSVLPRSSVNLRSFNAKLSSASHLSLRYNPQYRPSLFVRCSASGGNGSTAKRTTLHDLYEKEGQSPWYDNLCRPVTDLIPFIARGVRGVTSNPAIFQKAISTSDAYNDQFRTLVESGTAIKKAYWELVVKDIQDACKLFEPIYDQTEAEDGYVSVEVSPLLADDTKTTIKAAKLLHKSVNRRNVYIKIPATAPCIPSIRDVIASGISVNVTLIFSIARYEAVIDAYLDGLEASGLDDLSRVTSVASFFVSRVDTLMDKMLEKIGTPEALDLRGKAAVAQAALAYQLYQKKFSGPRWEALVKKGAKKQRLLWASTSVKNPAYSDTLYVAPLIGPDTVSTMPDQALEAFIDHGTVKRTIDANVSEAEGVYSAIEKLGIDWNKVGEQLEEEGVDSFKKSFESLLATLQDKANTLKLASH, from the exons ATGGCGTCTGTTACCAATCTCACCAACCTTACACCCGCCACCACTTCTGCCGGCTCTAGATCTTCCTCCGTCTTACCAAGATCCTCCGTCAACCTCCGAAGTTTTAACGCCAAGCTTTCTTCTGCTTCCCATCTTTCCCTTCGTTATAACCCACAATACAGACCTTCCCTTTT TGTGAGGTGTTCAGCCTCTGGTGGAAACGGAAGTACTGCTAAGAGAACTACTCTTCACGATCTATATGAAAAGGAAGGCCAGAGTCCTTGGTATGATAATCTATGCCGTCCTGTCACTGATCTTATCCCCTTTATTGCCCGTGGCGTTCGAGGTGTAACTAGCAACCCTGCG ATCTTCCAGAAAGCCATATCCACTTCAGATGCTTATAATGATCAGTTCAG gaCACTTGTGGAGTCTGGAACGGCCATTAAAAAAGCGTACTGGGAGCTTGTGGTGAAGGATATTCAGGATGCTTGCAAGCTTTTCGAGCCAATCTATGACCAGACTGAAGCTGAGGATGGCTACGTCTCGGTTGAAGTTTCGCCTCTTCTTGCTGATGATACCAAAACCACTATTAAAGCTGCTAAACTTCTTCACAAGTCTGTGAACCGTCGTAATGTTTATATTAAGATCCCTGCTACTGCTCCATGTATTCCTTCCATCAGAGATGTCATTGCTTCTGGAATAAGTGTCAATGTCACG CTTATATTCTCAATAGCTAGATATGAGGCAGTGATTGATGCTTATTTGGATGGACTTGAGGCGTCTGGACTTGATGACCTCTCAAGAGTTACAAGTGTTGCTTCCTTCTTTGTTAGTCGTGTGGATACACTCATGGACAAGATGCTGGAGAAGATTGGTACACCAGAAGCACTAGACCTCCGCGGCAAG GCGGCTGTGGCTCAAGCTGCATTAGCATATCAACTATACCAGAAAAAGTTCTCAGGCCCAAGATGGGAAGCTTTGGTGAAGAAAGGTGCCAAGAAGCAGAGGCTTCTCTGGGCATCGACAAGTGTTAAGAACCCAGCTTACTCTGACACCTTATATGTCGCTCCTCTCATTGGACCTGACACT gtgTCAACGATGCCTGATCAAGCCCTTGAAGCATTCATTGATCATGGAACGGTGAAGAGGACGATAGATGCGAATGTGTCAGAAGCAGAAGGGGTTTACAGTGCAATAGAGAAGCTGGGAATAGACTGGAACAAGGTGGGAGAACagttggaagaagaaggtgTAGACTCGTTCAAGAAGAGTTTCGAGAGTCTGCTTGCTACACTTCAAGACAAGGCCAACACTCTCAAACTAGCCAGCCACTGA
- the LOC111204273 gene encoding cytochrome b-c1 complex subunit Rieske-2, mitochondrial-like: MLRVAGRRLFSVSQRSTNATSFALSRDHTLSDGGGDSSSSATRSVPSPDLSRFGSYHLVRGFSSQVLTQGNEVGFGSEPATVEAVKTPNSKIVYDDHNHERYPPGDPSKRAFAYFVLSGGRFVYASVLRLLVLKLIVSMSASKDVLALASLEVDLGSIEPGTTVTVKWRGKPVFIRRRTEDDIKLANSVDLGSLRDPQEDAVRVKNPEWLVVVGVCTHLGCIPLPNAGDYGGWFCPCHGSHYDISGRIRKGPAPYNLEVPTYSFLEENKLLIG; this comes from the exons ATGCTGCGAGTAGCAGGGAGGAGGCTTTTCTCTGTTTCGCAGAGATCTACGAATGCGACCTCCTTCGCCCTCTCCCGAGACCATACCCTCTCCGATGGCGGCGGCGACTCCTCCTCTTCCGCCACCAGATCTGTCCCCTCACCTGACCTTTCTCGTTTCGGTTCTTACCACCTTGTAAGAG GTTTCTCTTCTCAAGTCCTTACTCAAGGGAACGAGGTAGGTTTTGGTTCGGAACCCGCCACCGTGGAGGCGGTCAAGACACCTAACTCAAAGATCGTCTATGACGACCATAACCATGAGCGTTACCCACCTGGTGACCCTAGCAAACGTGCTTTCGCGTATTTCGTCCTCTCCGGTGGGAGGTTTGTCTACGCCTCTGTTCTCCGCCTTCTTGTTCTCAAGCTCATTGTCAGCATGTCCGCAAGTAAGGACGTCCTTGCCCTTGCATCCCTCGAGGTTGACTTAGGGAGCATCGAACCAGGAACTACTGTGACGGTTAAGTGGCGTGGAAAGCCTGTCTTCATCAGGAGAAGAACAGAAGATGACATCAAGCTGGCCAATAGTGTGGATCTCGGTTCTCTGAGAGACCCGCAAGAAGATGCCGTCAGGGTCAAGAATCCGGAATGGTTAGTGGTGGTTGGAGTCTGCACTCACCTGGGATGCATCCCTTTGCCGAATGCTGGTGACTACGGTGGCTGGTTTTGCCCGTGTCATGGTTCGCATTATGACATCTCTGGAAGGATTAGGAAAGGTCCTGCTCCATACAACCTGGAGGTACCAACCTACAGCTTCTTGGAAGAAAACAAGTTACTCATTGGTTAA
- the LOC111204274 gene encoding cytochrome b-c1 complex subunit Rieske-2, mitochondrial has protein sequence MLRVAGRRLFSVSQRSSTATSVVLARDYTTISNGGDSSSTPRSVPSADLSSFNSYHRSLIRGFSSQVITQGNEIGFASEVPATVEAVKTPNSKIVYDNHNHERYPPGDPSKRAFAYFVLSGGRFVYASVLRLLVLKLIVSMSASKDVLALASLEVDLGSIEPGTTVTVKWRGKPVFIRRRTEDDIKLANSVDLGSLRDPQEDAVRVKNPEWLVVVGVCTHLGCIPLPNAGDYGGWFCPCHGSHYDISGRIRKGPAPYNLEVPTYSFLEENKLLIG, from the exons ATGCTGCGAGTTGCAGGGCGGAGGCTTTTCTCGGTTTCACAGAGATCGTCGACAGCGACATCCGTCGTCCTTGCCCGAGATTATACCACCATCTCCAATGGAGGCGACTCGTCTTCCACCCCCAGATCTGTTCCCTCTGCAGATCTTTCATCTTTCAACTCTTACCACCGGAGCCTTATAAGag GTTTCTCATCTCAAGTCATTACTCAAGGGAACGAGATAGGTTTTGCCTCTGAAGTCCCAGCCACTGTCGAGGCTGTCAAAACACCCAACTCGAAGATTGTTTATGACAACCATAACCATGAGCGTTACCCACCTGGTGACCCTAGCAAGCGTGCATTCGCCTATTTCGTCCTCTCAGGTGGGAGGTTTGTCTACGCCTCTGTTCTCCGCCTTCTTGTTCTGAAGCTTATAGTCAGCATGTCCGCAAGTAAAGATGTCCTTGCCCTTGCTTCCCTCGAGGTTGACCTCGGGAGCATCGAACCGGGAACTACGGTTACTGTGAAGTGGCGTGGTAAGCCCGTCTTCATCAGGAGAAGAACAGAAGATGACATCAAGCTTGCCAATAGCGTGGATCTTGGTTCTCTGAGAGACCCGCAAGAAGATGCGGTTAGAGTTAAGAATCCGGAGTGGCTAGTCGTGGTTGGAGTCTGCACTCACTTGGGATGCATCCCGTTGCCGAATGCTGGTGACTACGGTGGTTGGTTTTGTCCGTGTCATGGTTCGCATTATGATATCTCTGGAAGGATTAGGAAAGGTCCTGCGCCGTATAACCTGGAAGTACCAACCTACAGCTTCTTGGAAGAGAACAAGTTACTCATTGGTTGA
- the LOC111204275 gene encoding ATP synthase subunit O, mitochondrial, with protein MALAGRIRSGISLSFFKTFSSARSHSRGAPLIPALRDYATASAQETRNVKVPVALVGESGNFASWLYIAAVKMNSLEKIESDLSELVEAMKTSPTFSQFTKDPSVPRETRLAAIVDVCDKAKFAEPTKNFLSLLAENGKLKNLDVIVKKFMQLTTAHRGDVKVLVTTVMPLPPAEEKELKETLQEIIGEGKKVTVEQKIDPSIYGGLIVEFQQKVLDMSIRTRAQQMERLLREPVDLSNL; from the exons atggcgtTGGCTGGTCGTATCAGATCCGGGATCTCCTTATCCTTCTTCAAGACCTTCTCCTCCGCGAGATCTCACTCACGTGGAGCGCCGCTTATCCCCGCG TTGAGAGATTATGCTACAGCTTCGGCTCAGGAAACTCGGAATGTTAAG gTGCCTGTGGCTTTAGTTGGTGAATCTGGGAACTTTGCCTCGTGGCTGTATATTGCAGCTGTGAAAATGAACTCCTTGGAGAAGATTGAGTCTGATCTCTCTGAGCTGGTTGAGGCTATGAAGACAAGTCCTACTTTTTCGCAGTTTACTAAGGATCCCTCTGTTCCTAGAGAGACGAGACTCGCTGCTATTGTGGATGTTTGTGATAAAGCCAAGTTTGCAGAACCCACCAAGAACTTCCTCT CTTTGTTAGCTGAGAATGGGAAGCTGAAGAATTTAGACGTGATTGTGAAGAAATTCATGCAGCTGACAACAGCACATAGGGGAGACGTCAAGGTTTTGGTTACCACAGTCATG CCACTTCCCCCTGCTGAGGAGAAGGAACTGAAGGAGACACTCCAAGAGATAATCGGAGAAGGGAAGAAAGTAACTGTGGAACAAAAG ATTGATCCGAGTATCTATGGAGGGCTAATAGTAGAGTTCCAACAAAAGGTGTTGGACATGTCTATCAGGACAAGGGCACAGCAGATGGAGAGGCTCCTCCGTGAACCTGTTGACCTCAGCAACCTTTGA
- the LOC111197964 gene encoding protein IQ-DOMAIN 11-like: MTNKKGLFTLLKRVFISEANSEKKEKRRRWTFWKLKVRKRLPTITAPPPENGTRNESHEEQKEESVSEVGEVSQVSSSQKLDSIEKLEGSTSPETAHLVAQYQLFLNREEEALAATRIQTAFRGHLARKALRALKGIVKLQAYIRGRAVRRQAMTTLKCLQSVVNIQSQVCGKRTQIPPRGSQRDYEESHMFSENILKVDTNGQKRWDDSLLTKEEARAVVMGKREAALRRERIKEYAVTHRKSAESYQKRSNTKWKYWLDEWVDTQRTKSKELEDLDLSLRTKTKDETMNKTPRNSSPRRLVSNSNNHRRQASISEEEQQNPVAAVTVNTPTYMVATESAKAKSRSLSSPRIRPRSFDTQSESYSPYKNKLCLTTSVMSEAPSRVRVGNSNGNNSRASAYQQRSPGLRGFSIGPLKSCNNGGLLNDLSINSERSLPSWSKQSSLR; encoded by the exons ATGACAAACAAGAAGGGATTGTTCACTCTACTGAAAAGAGTTTTTATTTCAGAAGCTAACTCAGAAAAG aaagagaagagaagaagatggacATTTTGGAAGCTTAAGGTAAGAAAAAGATTACCTACCATTACTGCACCACCACCTGAGAATGGGACAAGAAACGAATCCCATGAGGAGCAGAAAGAGGAAAGCGTGTCAGAGGTTGGTGAGGTCAGCCAAGTATCTTCTAGTCAAAAGTTAGATTCCATAGAGAAGTTAGAAGGTTCAACATCCCCGGAGACTGCTCATCTGGTAGCCCAGTATCAACTGTTTCTAAATAGAGAGGAAGAAGCTCTTGCTGCTACTCGGATTCAGACAGCTTTCCGTGGTCATCTT GCAAGGAAAGCTCTACGTGCCTTGAAGGGAATAGTGAAGCTCCAAGCATATATAAGAGGTCGTGCAGTGAGACGCCAAGCGATGACTACACTAAAATGCTTGCAATCCGTTGTGAACATTCAGTCACAGGTCTGCGGTAAGAGAACACAAATTCCTCCCAGAGGATCTCAGAGAGATTACGAAGAGAGCCACATGTTCAGCGAGAACATACTCAAG GTGGACACAAACGGTCAGAAGAGATGGGACGATAGTCTACTGACAAAGGAAGAGGCGAGAGCTGTGGTCATGGGCAAGAGAGAAGCTGCGTTAAGAAGAGAAAGGATCAAAGAATATGCAGTCACTCACCGG AAATCCGCGGAGTCATACCAGAAACGGAGTAACACGAAGTGGAAGTACTGGTTAGATGAATGGGTAGATACTCAAAGAACCAAGAGCAAGGAGTTAGAAGATCTCGACTTGTCTTTAAGAACAAAAACTAAAGACGAAACTATGAATAAAACTCCAAGGAACTCATCGCCGAGAAGATTGGTGAGTAATAGTAATAATCATAGAAGACAAGCTTCAATAAGTGAAGAGGAACAACAGAACCCTGTGGCTGCTGTCACTGTCAATACACCAACTTACATGGTTGCAACAGAGTCAGCAAAGGCAAAGTCAAGATCTCTGAGCTCCCCAAGGATAAGACCAAGAAGTTTCGACACGCAGTCTGAGAGTTACTCGCCGTATAAGAATAAGCTATGCTTGACGACTTCGGTGATGAGCGAAGCACCAAGCAGAGTGAGAGTTGGGAATAGCAATGGCAATAACAGTAGGGCAAGTGCATACCAGCAAAGGTCTCCAGGGTTAAGGGGATTTAGCATAGGCCCTTTGAAATCATGCAATAATGGTGGTCTACTGAACGATCTCAGCATTAACTCGGAACGATCTCTACCCAGCTGGAGCAAGCAGAGCAGCTTGAGATGA
- the LOC111204276 gene encoding flowering time control protein FY isoform X2: MYGGDSMQQQQQLPPMQNQHHVAAGGPPMHPPPMMRHPSASSTNLNPDYHHPSAPNPFDSHVDSFGAKRMRKHTQRKAVDYTSTVVRYIQARTWQRDSRDVTSLQPTPAAAVDMLPPVAYSDNPSTSFAAKFVHSSLNKNRCSINCVLWTPSGRRLITGSQSGEFTLWNGQSFNFEMILQAHDQPIRSMVWSHNDIWMVSGDDGGTLKYWQSNMNNVKANRTAHKESIRDLSFCKTDLKFCSCSDDTTVKVWDFTKCQEEITLTGHGWDVKCVDWHPTKSLLVSGGKDQLVKIWDARTARELCSLHGHKNMVLSVKWNQNGNLLLTASKDQIIKLYDIRTMKELESFRGHTKDVTSLAWHPSHEEYFVSGSLDGSICHWIVGHENPQIEISNAHDNSVWDLAWHPIGYLLSSGSNDHTTKFWCRNRPGDNPRDALTMQNQGYNDQGFGNRMLDNFQPSEASPTPGAFVPGLTRKEGTIPGIGIAMPFDASSQGEHKQPLPGGMAPPLPPGPHPSLIGSGQQQGYQQQHHHHQGHPQQIPPMPNMPHLQRPPSSHMPLHAHHPRPMQMPPHGHMPPSSMPMPHQIPGPMGMQGGMNPQMSQGHYMGPASGAFQGPPTSGGPMYPQGRGFNRPQMMPGYNNPFQQPQPPLPGGPPPNTNQQHQ, encoded by the exons ATGTACGGAGGAGATTCgatgcagcagcagcagcagctcccACCGATGCAGAATCAACACCATGTAGCCGCCGGAGGTCCACCGATGCATCCACCACCGATGATGCGTCATCCCTCAGCCTCTTCCACTAATCTCAATCCCGACTACCACCATCCCTCTGCCCCAAATCCCTTCGACT CGCATGTAGACAGTTTTGGGGCGAAACGAATGAGGAAGCACACACAGAGAAAGGCTGTTGATTACACGAGTACCGTTGTGAGATACATTCAG GCTCGAACTTGGCAGCGAGACTCAAGGGATGTGACCTCTTTGCAACCAACCCCAGCTGCTGCAGTTGAT ATGCTTCCTCCAGTTGCCTATTCAGATAATCCTTCTACAAGCTTTGCTGCAAAGTTTGTTCACTCGTCTCTAAACAAGAACCGTTGCTCAATCAACTGTGTATTG TGGACACCTTCAGGAAGACGTCTTATCACTGGCTCCCAAAGTGGGGAGTTTACTCTTTGGAATGGGCAGTCTTTCAATTTCGAGATGATTCTTCAG GCGCATGATCAACCTATAAGGTCGATGGTATGGAGCCACAATGACATTTGGATGGTTTCTGGTGATGATGGAGGCACACTAAA GTATTGGCAGAGCAACATGAATAATGTGAAAGCCAATAGAACTGCTCACAAGGAATCTATTCGTGATCTAAG TTTCTGTAAAACAGATTTGAAGTTCTGTTCGTGTTCTGATGATACAACTGTTAAAGTTTGGGATTTTACCAAGTGCCAAGAAGAAATTACATTAACCG GCCATGGTTGGGATGTCAAGTGCGTCGACTGGCACCCCACAAAATCCCTACTAGTTTCTG GTGGAAAAGATCAACTTGTCAAAATCTGGGATGCCAGAACTGCGAGAGAGCTTTGCTCACT TCATGGTCACAAAAACATGGTGCTTAGTGTGAAGTGGAACCAAAATGGCAATTTGCTTTTAACAGCCTCGAAAGATCAAATAATTAAG CTGTATGATATAAGGACTATGAAAGAGCTTGAATCCTTCCGTGGGCACACGAAAGATGTAACAT CTTTGGCGTGGCATCCATCCCACGAAGAGTACTTTGTCAGTGGGAGCCTTGACGGATCAATTTGTCATTGGATTGTGGG GCATGAAAACCCGCAGATTGAAATCTCAAATGCTCATGATAACAGTGTTTGGGATCTTGCATGGCATCCTATTGGATATCTTCTTTCCAG TGGTAGCAACGATCACACAACCAAGTTTTGGTGCAGAAACAGGCCTGGAGATAATCCTCGAGATGCCCTTACTATGCAGAACCAAG GCTATAATGATCAAGGTTTTGGCAATCGCATGCTTGATAATTTCCAACCATCCGAGGCATCGCCAACTCCTGGAGCATTTGTTCCTGGGCTGACACGGAAGGAGGGGACCATCCCGGGAATCGGAATAGCAATGCCATTTGATGCATCCTCACAAGGGGAACATAAACAGCCTCTTCCAGGTGGCATGGCTCCTCCGCTGCCACCTGGTCCCCACCCATCGCTTATAGGGAGTGGCCAGCAGCAAGGGTATCAGCAAcaacaccaccaccaccaaggTCATCCCCAGCAAATCCCTCCAATGCCCAATATGCCTCATCTTCAGCGACCACCGTCGTCTCATATGCCATTGCATGCTCATCATCCCCGGCCTATGCAAATGCCTCCTCACGGTCACATGCCACCTTCATCAATGCCTATGCCTCATCAGATACCCGGACCAATG GGAATGCAAGGGGGTATGAATCCTCAGATGTCGCAAGGCCATTATATGGGTCCTGCTTCTGGAGCATTTCAAGGACCACCAACCAGTGGTGGACCAATGTATCCTCAAGGACGTGGTTTCAACCGTCCACAGATGATGCCAGGGTACAACAACCCTTTCCAACAG CCGCAACCGCCTTTGCCTGGAGGCCCTCCACCAAACACCAATCAACAACATCAGTAG
- the LOC111204276 gene encoding flowering time control protein FY isoform X1, translating to MYGGDSMQQQQQLPPMQNQHHVAAGGPPMHPPPMMRHPSASSTNLNPDYHHPSAPNPFDSHVDSFGAKRMRKHTQRKAVDYTSTVVRYIQARTWQRDSRDVTSLQPTPAAAVDMLPPVAYSDNPSTSFAAKFVHSSLNKNRCSINCVLWTPSGRRLITGSQSGEFTLWNGQSFNFEMILQAHDQPIRSMVWSHNDIWMVSGDDGGTLKYWQSNMNNVKANRTAHKESIRDLSFCKTDLKFCSCSDDTTVKVWDFTKCQEEITLTGHGWDVKCVDWHPTKSLLVSGGKDQLVKIWDARTARELCSLHGHKNMVLSVKWNQNGNLLLTASKDQIIKLYDIRTMKELESFRGHTKDVTSLAWHPSHEEYFVSGSLDGSICHWIVGHENPQIEISNAHDNSVWDLAWHPIGYLLSSGSNDHTTKFWCRNRPGDNPRDALTMQNQGYNDQGFGNRMLDNFQPSEASPTPGAFVPGLTRKEGTIPGIGIAMPFDASSQGEHKQPLPGGMAPPLPPGPHPSLIGSGQQQGYQQQHHHHQGHPQQIPPMPNMPHLQRPPSSHMPLHAHHPRPMQMPPHGHMPPSSMPMPHQIPGPMGMQGGMNPQMSQGHYMGPASGAFQGPPTSGGPMYPQGRGFNRPQMMPGYNNPFQQQPQPPLPGGPPPNTNQQHQ from the exons ATGTACGGAGGAGATTCgatgcagcagcagcagcagctcccACCGATGCAGAATCAACACCATGTAGCCGCCGGAGGTCCACCGATGCATCCACCACCGATGATGCGTCATCCCTCAGCCTCTTCCACTAATCTCAATCCCGACTACCACCATCCCTCTGCCCCAAATCCCTTCGACT CGCATGTAGACAGTTTTGGGGCGAAACGAATGAGGAAGCACACACAGAGAAAGGCTGTTGATTACACGAGTACCGTTGTGAGATACATTCAG GCTCGAACTTGGCAGCGAGACTCAAGGGATGTGACCTCTTTGCAACCAACCCCAGCTGCTGCAGTTGAT ATGCTTCCTCCAGTTGCCTATTCAGATAATCCTTCTACAAGCTTTGCTGCAAAGTTTGTTCACTCGTCTCTAAACAAGAACCGTTGCTCAATCAACTGTGTATTG TGGACACCTTCAGGAAGACGTCTTATCACTGGCTCCCAAAGTGGGGAGTTTACTCTTTGGAATGGGCAGTCTTTCAATTTCGAGATGATTCTTCAG GCGCATGATCAACCTATAAGGTCGATGGTATGGAGCCACAATGACATTTGGATGGTTTCTGGTGATGATGGAGGCACACTAAA GTATTGGCAGAGCAACATGAATAATGTGAAAGCCAATAGAACTGCTCACAAGGAATCTATTCGTGATCTAAG TTTCTGTAAAACAGATTTGAAGTTCTGTTCGTGTTCTGATGATACAACTGTTAAAGTTTGGGATTTTACCAAGTGCCAAGAAGAAATTACATTAACCG GCCATGGTTGGGATGTCAAGTGCGTCGACTGGCACCCCACAAAATCCCTACTAGTTTCTG GTGGAAAAGATCAACTTGTCAAAATCTGGGATGCCAGAACTGCGAGAGAGCTTTGCTCACT TCATGGTCACAAAAACATGGTGCTTAGTGTGAAGTGGAACCAAAATGGCAATTTGCTTTTAACAGCCTCGAAAGATCAAATAATTAAG CTGTATGATATAAGGACTATGAAAGAGCTTGAATCCTTCCGTGGGCACACGAAAGATGTAACAT CTTTGGCGTGGCATCCATCCCACGAAGAGTACTTTGTCAGTGGGAGCCTTGACGGATCAATTTGTCATTGGATTGTGGG GCATGAAAACCCGCAGATTGAAATCTCAAATGCTCATGATAACAGTGTTTGGGATCTTGCATGGCATCCTATTGGATATCTTCTTTCCAG TGGTAGCAACGATCACACAACCAAGTTTTGGTGCAGAAACAGGCCTGGAGATAATCCTCGAGATGCCCTTACTATGCAGAACCAAG GCTATAATGATCAAGGTTTTGGCAATCGCATGCTTGATAATTTCCAACCATCCGAGGCATCGCCAACTCCTGGAGCATTTGTTCCTGGGCTGACACGGAAGGAGGGGACCATCCCGGGAATCGGAATAGCAATGCCATTTGATGCATCCTCACAAGGGGAACATAAACAGCCTCTTCCAGGTGGCATGGCTCCTCCGCTGCCACCTGGTCCCCACCCATCGCTTATAGGGAGTGGCCAGCAGCAAGGGTATCAGCAAcaacaccaccaccaccaaggTCATCCCCAGCAAATCCCTCCAATGCCCAATATGCCTCATCTTCAGCGACCACCGTCGTCTCATATGCCATTGCATGCTCATCATCCCCGGCCTATGCAAATGCCTCCTCACGGTCACATGCCACCTTCATCAATGCCTATGCCTCATCAGATACCCGGACCAATG GGAATGCAAGGGGGTATGAATCCTCAGATGTCGCAAGGCCATTATATGGGTCCTGCTTCTGGAGCATTTCAAGGACCACCAACCAGTGGTGGACCAATGTATCCTCAAGGACGTGGTTTCAACCGTCCACAGATGATGCCAGGGTACAACAACCCTTTCCAACAG CAGCCGCAACCGCCTTTGCCTGGAGGCCCTCCACCAAACACCAATCAACAACATCAGTAG
- the LOC111204277 gene encoding ADP,ATP carrier protein 2, mitochondrial, with protein sequence MVEQTQQPTIFQKASGQILRSGVSQDIHGYTSGFQRRATYGNYSNAAFQYPLAATSRIVTTTSPVFVQAPGEKGFSSFAIDFLMGGVSAAVSKTAAAPIERVKLLIQNQDEMLKAGRLSEPYKGIGDCFGRTIKDEGFGSLWRGNTANVIRYFPTQALNFAFKDYFKRLFNFKKDKDGYWKWFAGNLGSGGAAGASSLLFVYSLDYARTRLANDSKAAKKGGERQFNGLVDVYKKTLKSDGIAGLYRGFNISCVGIIVYRGLYFGLYDSLKPLLPADLQDSFFASFALGWLITNGAGLASYPIDTVRRRMMMTSGEAVKYKSSMDAFQQILKKEGPKSLFKGAGANILRAIAGAGVLSGYDKLQLLLLGKKYGSGSG encoded by the exons ATGGTTGAACAGACTCAGCAGCCCACGATTTTCCAGAAGGCTTCTGGCCAGATCTTGCGTTCCGGTGTTTCTCAGGACATCCATGGCTACACATCTGGTTTCCAGAGGCGTGCAACGTACGGAAACTACTCCAACGCTGCGTTCCAGTACCCTCTTGCCGCCACTTCCAGGATTGTGACAACTACTTCCCCTGTGTTCGTCCAGGCTCCAGGAGAGAAAGGATTCTCTAGCTTTGCTATTGATTTCTTGATGGGTGGTGTTTCCGCTGCTGTCTCCAAGACTGCTGCTGCTCCCATTGAGCGTGTTAAGCTTTTGATTCAGAATCAGGATGAGATGCTTAAGGCTGGTAGGCTCTCTGAGCCTTACAAGGGTATTGGTGACTGTTTCGGCAGGACTATTAAGGATGAGGGTTTTGGTTCCTTGTGGAGAGGAAACACTGCTAACGTTATCCGTTACTTCCCCACTCAG GCCTTGAACTTTGCCTTCAAAGATTACTTCAAGAGGCTTTTCAACTTCAAGAAGGACAAGGATGGCTACTGGAAGTGGTTTGCTGGTAACTTGGGATCTGGAGGTGCTGCTGGTGCCTCTTCCCTTCTCTTTGTGTACTCTCTTGACTACGCACGTACCCGTCTCGCCAATGACTCTAAGGCAGCCAAGAAGGGAGGTGAAAGGCAGTTCAATGGTCTTGTCGATGTCTACAAGAAGACCCTCAAGTCTGATGGTATCGCTGGACTTTACCGTGGATTCAACATCTCCTGTGTTGGTATCATTGTCTACCGTGGTCTCTACTTTGGACTCTACGACTCTTTGAAGCCTCTTCTCCCTGCTGACCTACAG GACAGCTTCTTCGCTAGCTTTGCCCTTGGATGGCTCATCACCAACGGTGCAGGTCTTGCATCATACCCCATTGACACTGTCCGTAGAAGAATGATGATGACGTCAGGTGAAGCCGTGAAGTACAAGAGTTCGATGGATGCCTTCCAGCAGATTCTCAAGAAGGAAGGACCCAAGTCACTCTTCAAGGGTGCTGGTGCCAACATTCTGCGTGCCATTGCAGGTGCTGGTGTGCTCTCTGGATACGACAAGCTGCAGTTACTTCTTCTCGGAAAGAAGTACGGATCTGGATCTGGTTAA